The Verrucomicrobium spinosum DSM 4136 = JCM 18804 genome includes a region encoding these proteins:
- a CDS encoding sulfatase family protein gives MKQRHGLIHWAAALAGVLFSFHTATAASGAQGSPNVVVIFADDLGYGDLGCFGAKGQATPNLDRMAAEGVKFERFYVAQPVCSASRMALMTGCYPNRVGIKGALGPGAKVGISKEETTLAELVKQNGYATAAFGKWHLGDDPQFLPVRHGFDEYLGLPYSNDMWPYHPELVNLTPEQRKKRRGFPALPLVDGDRIILPEVTTVEQTRLTTWYTQRAVKFINTNKDKPFLLYLAHSMPHVPLFVSDKYKGNSANGVYGDVIEEIDWSVGEVLKALKENGLDENTLVIFTSDNGPWLSYGTHSGSPGPLREGKGTVWEGGVREPFVARWPGKIPSGKVVTEPAMTIDILPTVAALTGSKLPDHKIDGRNIWPLLSATDGAKNPHEAYYFYYNDNELQAVMKGRWKLYLPHSYRTLNGRPGGKDGVPAPYEQRTLEKAELYDVVSDISERTDLGAANPEVVAELEKLAEDMRADLGDSLTKRAPNGARLAGKVE, from the coding sequence ATGAAACAACGTCATGGATTGATCCACTGGGCCGCCGCGTTGGCGGGTGTGTTATTCAGCTTTCACACGGCAACCGCCGCGAGTGGTGCCCAGGGATCACCCAATGTGGTCGTGATCTTCGCGGATGATCTGGGGTATGGTGACCTCGGCTGCTTCGGAGCCAAGGGGCAGGCGACGCCGAATCTGGATCGCATGGCGGCAGAAGGAGTGAAGTTTGAGAGGTTCTATGTTGCGCAGCCCGTGTGCTCCGCCTCACGCATGGCGCTCATGACGGGCTGTTACCCCAACCGGGTGGGGATCAAAGGAGCTCTGGGGCCGGGAGCCAAGGTGGGAATCAGCAAAGAGGAGACCACCCTGGCAGAACTGGTGAAGCAGAACGGCTATGCCACGGCGGCGTTTGGCAAGTGGCATCTTGGCGACGATCCCCAGTTTCTGCCAGTGCGGCATGGGTTCGATGAATACCTGGGGCTGCCGTACTCCAATGACATGTGGCCGTACCATCCTGAACTGGTGAATCTGACGCCTGAGCAACGCAAGAAGCGCCGCGGCTTCCCGGCGCTGCCTCTGGTGGACGGGGATCGGATCATCCTGCCGGAGGTCACTACGGTGGAACAGACCCGCCTTACCACCTGGTACACCCAGCGCGCCGTGAAGTTCATCAACACGAACAAGGACAAGCCGTTCCTCCTGTACCTCGCACACAGCATGCCGCATGTGCCGCTCTTCGTGAGCGACAAGTACAAGGGCAATTCCGCGAACGGCGTCTATGGCGACGTGATCGAGGAAATCGACTGGTCAGTGGGAGAGGTGCTAAAGGCCCTCAAGGAGAACGGGCTCGATGAAAATACCCTTGTGATCTTCACCTCCGACAATGGTCCGTGGCTCAGCTATGGCACGCATTCAGGCTCTCCGGGCCCGCTGAGAGAAGGCAAGGGCACCGTCTGGGAAGGGGGCGTGAGAGAGCCCTTCGTGGCGCGTTGGCCCGGGAAGATTCCGTCCGGCAAGGTCGTGACGGAGCCCGCCATGACCATCGACATCCTACCCACCGTGGCGGCCCTGACGGGAAGCAAGCTGCCGGATCACAAGATCGACGGGCGCAACATCTGGCCGCTTCTCTCGGCCACGGACGGAGCGAAGAACCCGCACGAGGCCTACTACTTCTACTACAACGACAATGAACTACAGGCCGTGATGAAAGGGCGCTGGAAGCTCTACCTGCCACACAGCTACCGCACGCTGAATGGACGTCCCGGGGGAAAGGACGGGGTGCCGGCCCCCTACGAACAGCGAACGCTGGAAAAAGCAGAACTCTACGATGTGGTGAGCGACATTTCAGAACGCACGGACCTGGGGGCTGCCAACCCTGAAGTGGTGGCGGAACTGGAGAAACTCGCAGAAGACATGCGGGCAGATCTGGGTGATTCGCTCACCAAGCGTGCGCCCAACGGTGCTCGTCTGGCGGGAAAAGTCGAGTGA
- a CDS encoding PEP-CTERM sorting domain-containing protein, translating to MKPLLIILAAGLWIGASTASAQVLIANALDRTPSETVTQTTLVATVGTTTNSNLGAGWNASNTFAGVLSTQTMTLNPGIADDSGGLFQIAQGGVAGVAGSFSATKAFTGITLLDNTTYNLTISGNSSATVSILSSLNVNVLVNGATIYQTPTSTLLGLVDQTTTESFTFSFTTGEVNNVQPVNIQIAGNTLVAALGQSASLTKINLAVAPVPEPGSLLLFLTGIAATMRRQRPRR from the coding sequence ATGAAACCCCTGCTAATCATCCTGGCGGCAGGGCTCTGGATCGGTGCTTCCACAGCATCGGCTCAGGTGCTCATTGCGAACGCGTTGGACCGAACTCCATCGGAGACGGTCACGCAGACGACTCTGGTGGCCACGGTGGGCACCACCACCAATTCAAATCTTGGAGCAGGATGGAATGCCTCCAATACGTTTGCGGGAGTCCTGTCCACCCAGACGATGACATTGAACCCAGGAATTGCCGATGATTCCGGGGGGTTGTTTCAGATTGCCCAGGGAGGAGTCGCTGGCGTCGCAGGAAGCTTCTCTGCCACCAAGGCGTTTACGGGAATCACCCTGCTGGACAATACCACCTACAACCTCACCATTAGTGGCAACTCGTCAGCCACAGTCTCCATCCTCAGTTCGCTAAATGTGAACGTTCTGGTGAATGGGGCAACGATCTACCAGACGCCCACCAGCACGCTGCTCGGCCTCGTGGATCAAACAACGACCGAGTCCTTTACCTTTAGCTTCACGACGGGTGAGGTGAACAATGTCCAACCGGTCAACATTCAGATAGCTGGCAACACCTTGGTGGCCGCACTCGGACAGAGCGCTTCCCTCACGAAGATCAACCTTGCCGTCGCCCCCGTCCCGGAGCCCGGTAGTCTTCTGCTGTTCCTCACCGGCATTGCCGCCACTATGCGGAGACAGCGGCCACGGAGATAG
- a CDS encoding DUF1573 domain-containing protein, with protein sequence MRFSLYTFLLTVLVSARLQAGLVVDNEPIELKPRPEDDEVEQTFTFKNTGSKPLTIVRLESTCSCLEASLDKRVYAPGEKGQGKAKFKVSSFVGRHEKSLRVHTDDDQEPEKVVNFVLDVPEVISIEPKLLEWTVGEKAEPKTFVVKMTGTDPMKITKLSATRENVTFESREVTPGREYVITMKPASTADVTIGALKIETDSKIPKYSRQMAFFNIVRPELAEKKKAAGR encoded by the coding sequence ATGCGCTTTTCTCTCTACACCTTCCTGCTGACTGTCCTTGTCTCGGCCCGGTTGCAGGCCGGACTGGTGGTGGACAATGAACCCATTGAGCTCAAACCCCGGCCCGAGGACGACGAGGTCGAACAGACTTTCACTTTCAAGAACACGGGCAGCAAGCCTCTCACCATTGTGCGTCTGGAGAGTACCTGTTCCTGTCTGGAGGCCAGCCTGGACAAGCGAGTTTACGCTCCAGGTGAGAAGGGCCAAGGGAAGGCCAAGTTCAAGGTGAGCAGCTTTGTTGGTCGCCATGAAAAGTCGCTGCGCGTGCACACGGATGATGATCAGGAGCCTGAGAAGGTTGTGAACTTCGTGCTGGATGTACCGGAAGTGATCAGCATTGAGCCAAAGCTTCTGGAGTGGACCGTCGGTGAAAAGGCCGAGCCGAAGACTTTCGTGGTAAAAATGACCGGCACCGATCCGATGAAGATCACCAAACTCTCCGCAACTCGGGAAAATGTTACCTTTGAATCCAGAGAGGTGACTCCTGGGCGCGAGTACGTGATCACCATGAAGCCGGCTTCCACCGCCGATGTGACCATTGGCGCACTGAAGATCGAGACCGACAGCAAGATCCCAAAGTACAGCCGCCAGATGGCATTCTTCAACATTGTGCGGCCGGAACTGGCGGAAAAGAAAAAGGCGGCGGGGAGGTAA
- a CDS encoding IS1182-like element ISVsp16 family transposase — MASRFVVIDHDTPLLLPPDLRDWLPEDHLVHFIMDAVKLLDLCQARVNTRGTGYAQYPPGMMLGLLIYCYATGTFSSRKIETLTYESVAVRYLCADTHPDHDSICKFRRENKELLESSFHQVLECAARLNVLQVGQVVLSVDGTKILASASKHSAVSHGHAQQQLLLLEEQIKELTAKAEAADSTPLREGLSLPEEIRRRQKRQEKLREAVQVIEQRARERHQQEQAAYERKLQERQDREQARGKKTGGKAPQPPKEGPQAKDQYNFTDPQSRIMKHGGGEHFEQSYNAQAAVEVQSRLVVSQLVSDAPNDKEQLVPVLENKSPVVQSLSVVLVDSGYYSEAAIRQVEVPDADTGVSPQVYAATRRHKHGRSVKDLEQHDDPPPPPPGAPVKAIMEQRLETQEGKALYGLRKQTVEPVFGIIKSAMGFRRFSLRGLTKVGLEWTLVTLSYNLKRLYHLGTRLPA, encoded by the coding sequence ATGGCGAGCCGGTTTGTAGTCATTGATCACGACACCCCTCTGTTGCTGCCTCCTGACCTGAGGGACTGGCTTCCCGAGGACCATCTGGTGCATTTTATCATGGATGCGGTCAAACTGCTGGATCTGTGCCAGGCCAGGGTCAACACCCGGGGCACAGGTTACGCCCAGTACCCTCCTGGCATGATGCTGGGGCTGCTGATCTATTGCTATGCCACGGGCACCTTCAGCAGCCGCAAGATCGAGACGCTCACTTATGAGAGCGTGGCGGTGCGTTATCTGTGTGCGGACACCCACCCCGATCACGACAGCATCTGCAAGTTCCGGCGTGAGAACAAGGAGCTGCTGGAAAGCAGTTTTCATCAGGTGCTGGAGTGTGCCGCACGGCTCAACGTGCTGCAAGTGGGGCAGGTGGTGTTGTCGGTGGATGGCACCAAGATTTTGGCCAGCGCCAGCAAGCACAGCGCCGTGAGCCATGGGCACGCCCAGCAGCAGTTGCTGCTGCTGGAGGAGCAGATCAAAGAGCTCACGGCCAAAGCCGAGGCCGCAGACAGCACGCCGTTGCGCGAGGGGCTGAGTCTGCCTGAGGAGATCCGGCGGCGTCAGAAGCGGCAGGAAAAGCTGCGGGAGGCAGTGCAGGTCATCGAGCAAAGAGCTCGTGAGCGGCATCAGCAGGAGCAGGCGGCCTATGAACGCAAGCTTCAGGAGCGCCAGGACCGGGAACAAGCGCGGGGCAAAAAGACCGGAGGCAAGGCCCCTCAACCACCCAAGGAAGGGCCTCAAGCCAAAGACCAGTACAACTTTACCGATCCACAGAGCCGGATCATGAAACACGGCGGTGGGGAGCACTTTGAGCAAAGTTACAATGCGCAAGCGGCCGTTGAGGTGCAAAGCCGCCTTGTGGTGAGCCAGCTGGTCAGCGATGCGCCCAACGACAAGGAGCAGCTGGTGCCGGTGCTGGAAAACAAAAGCCCCGTTGTGCAGAGCCTCAGCGTGGTGCTGGTGGACAGCGGTTACTACAGTGAGGCGGCGATCCGACAGGTGGAGGTGCCTGATGCAGACACCGGGGTGAGTCCGCAGGTGTATGCGGCGACGCGACGGCACAAGCACGGGCGTAGTGTCAAGGACCTTGAGCAGCATGACGATCCGCCGCCACCACCGCCCGGAGCGCCGGTCAAAGCGATCATGGAGCAGCGGTTGGAAACCCAGGAGGGCAAAGCCCTCTACGGGTTGCGCAAGCAGACGGTGGAACCTGTGTTTGGCATCATCAAATCTGCGATGGGCTTTCGTCGGTTCAGCCTGCGCGGGCTCACGAAAGTGGGGCTGGAGTGGACGCTGGTCACGCTCAGTTACAATCTCAAGCGTCTGTATCACCTTGGGACAAGGCTCCCAGCCTGA
- a CDS encoding MarR family winged helix-turn-helix transcriptional regulator, producing the protein MATPVSKAANLSDPGKLADFILFSQREFLLNLSKDLSRGNVSFAQFYLMSYLSTSKELTMTDIARKMGHSTAAATGLVDRLEKLGYVERMHAADDRRKVLVRITQKGMELVGKLRGALQDRVAEAMSVSNSPDMSSFVGTISGAEAAQAR; encoded by the coding sequence ATGGCAACTCCCGTATCCAAAGCAGCCAACCTTAGCGATCCTGGCAAACTCGCTGACTTCATCCTTTTCAGTCAGCGGGAATTCCTGCTGAACCTCTCCAAGGATCTCAGCCGCGGCAATGTATCCTTCGCCCAGTTCTACCTGATGAGCTACCTCAGCACATCCAAGGAACTGACCATGACCGACATCGCCCGCAAGATGGGTCACTCCACCGCTGCTGCCACCGGTCTTGTAGATCGCCTGGAGAAGCTCGGCTACGTGGAGCGCATGCATGCTGCCGACGACCGCCGCAAGGTGCTGGTTCGCATCACCCAAAAAGGCATGGAACTTGTGGGCAAACTGCGCGGTGCCCTTCAGGACCGTGTGGCCGAGGCCATGAGCGTCTCCAACAGCCCGGATATGAGCTCCTTCGTGGGGACCATCAGCGGTGCTGAAGCAGCCCAGGCCCGATAG
- a CDS encoding rhodanese-like domain-containing protein has protein sequence MKTISQAIVILALTLVAATATQRWHPRAPAWYVADERLADDEVTLALVQEKWKGEVLWIDARPRTDYEAGHVPGAVLLNEQEADSLMFDLFEKLQDNTKPIVVYCSGEACQASRKIRRYLKDRVGSQEIYVLRGGWKEARALGPAKK, from the coding sequence ATGAAGACGATCAGCCAAGCAATCGTGATCCTTGCTCTGACGCTGGTGGCAGCGACTGCCACCCAGCGTTGGCATCCCCGTGCCCCGGCGTGGTATGTGGCGGACGAGCGGCTGGCAGACGATGAGGTGACGCTGGCGCTCGTCCAGGAAAAATGGAAGGGAGAGGTCCTATGGATCGATGCCCGTCCGAGAACCGACTACGAAGCGGGGCACGTTCCGGGGGCGGTCTTGCTCAACGAACAGGAAGCCGATAGTCTCATGTTCGACCTCTTCGAGAAGCTGCAGGACAACACCAAGCCCATCGTAGTGTACTGCAGTGGTGAGGCTTGTCAGGCCAGCCGGAAGATTCGTCGGTACTTGAAGGACCGAGTGGGTTCTCAGGAAATCTACGTGCTGCGTGGCGGTTGGAAAGAAGCCCGAGCTTTGGGCCCTGCGAAAAAGTAG
- a CDS encoding VOC family protein, translating into MSRRFDHVDLRVSSLAIVQPFYEALLPALGFTRDEQIEGWLQFEAPEGPVTEFFGVTESPNHQPNENRIAFWAESPSEVNRLGAIAVAAGANHVEGPRYEAPQYYAIFFEDPCGNRLEICHRLPS; encoded by the coding sequence ATGTCACGTCGCTTCGATCACGTTGACCTTCGCGTATCCAGCCTGGCCATAGTGCAGCCTTTCTACGAGGCGCTCTTGCCAGCCCTTGGCTTCACTCGGGACGAGCAAATTGAAGGCTGGCTCCAGTTTGAAGCACCTGAGGGCCCGGTGACAGAGTTCTTTGGCGTCACTGAATCTCCCAATCACCAGCCCAATGAAAACCGCATCGCCTTCTGGGCGGAGTCACCCTCCGAGGTGAACCGGCTGGGAGCGATCGCCGTGGCAGCAGGAGCCAATCATGTAGAAGGACCCCGATATGAAGCACCGCAATACTATGCGATCTTCTTTGAGGATCCGTGCGGGAATCGCCTTGAGATTTGCCACAGACTCCCGAGCTAA
- a CDS encoding FAD:protein FMN transferase, whose translation MTPLYRARHEAMATEFEIIIAQDDVDAAYAGNVADAVFAEIDRLEDELSRFRPMSDIWRVNHLRKGERAPVGLAAADCLALAKAVHAETNGAFDITIGPLMKIFRNSDGTPRTPSAEEVAFAQQRVGIHVFDLDETGFVTSHVDYPLLDLGAVGKGYALDQVVTVLEDWSVQNVLLNAGDSSILAIGAPPGEQGWVVSVGGENKIPLRLTDRAVSGSGFQVKGNHIMNPRTFQPMPVRKERVWASAPTAALSDALSTAFAVMTRQETTAFCARHLEVEAIWE comes from the coding sequence ATGACGCCCCTCTACCGCGCCCGCCATGAGGCGATGGCCACTGAATTCGAAATCATCATCGCCCAAGACGATGTGGATGCGGCCTATGCTGGCAACGTTGCAGATGCGGTCTTCGCAGAGATTGATCGACTGGAGGACGAGTTGAGCCGCTTCCGCCCGATGAGCGACATCTGGCGGGTGAATCACCTCCGCAAGGGGGAAAGGGCTCCAGTCGGACTGGCCGCGGCAGATTGCCTGGCTCTGGCCAAGGCCGTCCATGCCGAGACCAACGGAGCCTTCGACATCACGATAGGTCCGCTGATGAAGATCTTCCGCAACAGCGATGGCACACCCAGAACGCCGTCCGCCGAGGAAGTAGCGTTCGCCCAGCAGCGCGTGGGCATCCACGTCTTTGATCTCGACGAGACCGGCTTCGTCACCTCCCATGTGGACTACCCACTTCTGGATCTGGGGGCCGTAGGGAAAGGGTATGCCCTGGACCAGGTGGTAACTGTCCTGGAAGATTGGAGTGTGCAGAATGTCCTTCTGAACGCGGGTGACAGCAGCATCCTCGCAATTGGGGCTCCGCCAGGAGAGCAAGGCTGGGTCGTGAGCGTGGGTGGGGAGAACAAGATTCCCCTCCGGCTCACAGATCGTGCCGTAAGTGGCAGCGGTTTCCAGGTCAAAGGGAACCACATCATGAACCCACGCACCTTCCAACCCATGCCCGTGCGGAAGGAGCGCGTTTGGGCAAGCGCCCCCACCGCCGCACTCTCAGATGCCCTCTCGACGGCTTTTGCCGTGATGACACGCCAGGAGACCACAGCCTTCTGTGCCCGACACCTGGAAGTGGAAGCCATCTGGGAATAG
- a CDS encoding carbonic anhydrase produces MRIHRALFAAALLGSGALATSTFAADQLPAKADAHGHAPDEAQLTPEQALQRLKDGNDHFVVNKPEHPHLTPQWRNQLATGQHPFAIVLGCADSRTAPEVIFDQGLGDLFVVRVAGNVVNDEILGSIEYAVEHLGSPLIVVLGHERCGAVKAARETIAAKSEAPGHVQSLVKAIEPAVTATASADAETTAKANVMNVVKALEKSGPFLSEKVAVGKVKVVGAHYDLDTGAVEFLTAK; encoded by the coding sequence ATGAGAATCCATCGTGCTCTTTTTGCCGCTGCCTTGCTTGGCAGTGGTGCTTTGGCAACCTCTACGTTTGCCGCTGATCAACTGCCTGCCAAGGCCGACGCCCATGGCCATGCTCCTGATGAGGCCCAACTCACTCCTGAGCAGGCCTTGCAGCGCTTGAAGGATGGCAACGACCACTTCGTGGTCAACAAGCCGGAACATCCCCACCTGACGCCCCAATGGAGAAACCAACTGGCGACCGGACAACATCCCTTTGCCATTGTGCTGGGCTGCGCGGATTCCCGCACCGCACCCGAGGTGATCTTTGATCAGGGGTTGGGAGATTTGTTTGTGGTCCGGGTCGCAGGCAATGTGGTGAACGACGAAATTCTGGGGAGCATCGAGTACGCGGTGGAACACTTGGGCAGCCCGCTGATCGTGGTTCTTGGCCATGAGCGTTGCGGGGCGGTGAAGGCCGCACGCGAGACGATTGCCGCCAAAAGCGAAGCCCCCGGGCATGTGCAATCTCTTGTAAAGGCGATCGAGCCGGCTGTCACGGCCACGGCCAGTGCCGATGCGGAAACCACCGCAAAAGCGAATGTGATGAACGTCGTAAAGGCTTTGGAAAAATCAGGGCCGTTCTTGAGCGAAAAAGTGGCAGTTGGGAAGGTGAAAGTGGTGGGTGCCCATTATGACCTCGACACGGGTGCGGTGGAATTCCTGACCGCAAAGTGA
- a CDS encoding flippase activity-associated protein Agl23 has product MAREPAPLNWKSFILLLILALGLGSLYRFTDLAKKPMHTDEAILALKTHEYAKSRTFEYDPKDYHGPFLHHAADLIGKWRGWDPTAMDEGELRWVVAIFGLGLVLLPLLLIDGLGRTGAVVAALLAAVSPMLNYYSRYYIMEVPFVFQTGLFIASLWRWSQKRNFLWLLLAGLCLGFMHATKETFVLNLAAMAAAWGLVSLRIGSFEPRNARLSYAGARPTIPDWLAWLIVAGVAAATSVWMFSNGFKDWQGVHDSIVTYDSYLRRSGGSGHEKPWHYYLQLMTWRKDGFVWSEALIPALALIGMLDALLDKRRVSNVRAFLVFLSLYGVFLLAIYSIIPYKTPWSVMAVQYTFVLLAGLGMRRLFRAVQMPLFKTVLIILFGTGIYHLCSQTNLATDYSFPGATRYAADSRNPYVYSHTTTNLLALSKRIHELAARHPAGKSTPVQIIQAEHGWPLPWYLRDLTQVGYQDQIPAKLEAPIIVTDKARGEEILAKLEGEYISSDYGLRPGVMLSLLVEKHLWEAYLNPELPAVPPVKAELVVEEEVAPPLPATLPVLPPGEATNSTELAAPAPSDSSLSPFPVSLGPTGPLPVNLSPALARPTEPALGDAPVRQAEPVPEIPPEGESTPQPKRSKRSRQ; this is encoded by the coding sequence ATGGCGCGCGAACCTGCTCCGCTGAACTGGAAAAGCTTTATCCTTCTGCTCATCCTCGCCTTGGGGCTCGGATCTCTGTACCGATTTACGGATCTGGCTAAGAAACCCATGCATACGGATGAGGCGATTCTGGCGCTGAAAACGCACGAGTACGCCAAAAGCCGCACTTTTGAATACGATCCCAAGGACTACCACGGCCCATTTTTACATCATGCGGCAGATCTGATCGGCAAGTGGCGTGGATGGGATCCAACCGCCATGGATGAAGGAGAGCTCCGCTGGGTGGTGGCGATTTTCGGCCTGGGTTTGGTGCTTCTGCCACTCCTGCTGATCGACGGCTTGGGACGGACGGGAGCCGTCGTCGCAGCATTGCTGGCGGCGGTCTCGCCCATGCTGAACTATTACAGCCGTTATTATATCATGGAGGTGCCGTTTGTGTTCCAGACCGGCCTCTTCATCGCATCGCTCTGGCGATGGTCCCAGAAGCGCAATTTCCTTTGGCTCCTGCTGGCAGGTTTATGTCTCGGGTTCATGCACGCCACCAAGGAGACCTTTGTCCTCAATCTGGCGGCAATGGCGGCGGCTTGGGGACTCGTATCCCTCCGCATCGGTTCCTTTGAGCCGCGGAATGCCCGCCTTTCCTATGCGGGAGCCCGGCCCACCATCCCCGACTGGCTGGCGTGGCTCATCGTGGCGGGAGTTGCAGCGGCGACGTCCGTCTGGATGTTTTCCAACGGATTCAAGGACTGGCAGGGAGTGCACGACAGCATCGTCACCTATGACAGCTACCTGCGGCGATCTGGTGGCAGCGGGCATGAGAAGCCGTGGCACTATTACCTCCAGCTCATGACCTGGCGGAAGGACGGCTTTGTCTGGTCGGAGGCCCTCATTCCCGCTCTGGCCCTGATTGGCATGCTGGATGCCCTCTTGGACAAGCGCCGGGTCAGCAACGTCCGCGCCTTCCTGGTCTTCCTTTCGCTGTACGGAGTATTTCTGCTGGCAATCTACTCCATCATTCCCTACAAGACCCCTTGGTCCGTGATGGCTGTTCAGTACACCTTCGTTCTGCTGGCAGGACTGGGCATGCGGCGGCTCTTCCGTGCTGTACAGATGCCGTTGTTCAAGACGGTGTTGATCATCCTGTTCGGTACCGGGATCTACCATCTCTGTAGCCAGACGAACCTCGCCACGGATTACTCCTTTCCCGGAGCCACCCGCTATGCCGCTGACAGCCGGAATCCGTACGTCTATTCTCATACGACGACGAACCTGCTCGCACTTTCCAAGCGCATTCATGAACTGGCCGCTCGCCACCCTGCTGGGAAGTCCACCCCGGTCCAGATCATCCAGGCGGAACATGGATGGCCCCTCCCCTGGTATCTGCGTGATCTCACTCAAGTCGGCTACCAGGACCAGATCCCAGCCAAACTGGAAGCCCCCATCATCGTCACTGACAAGGCGAGAGGCGAAGAGATCCTAGCCAAGTTGGAGGGCGAATACATCTCAAGTGACTACGGGCTGCGCCCGGGAGTGATGCTCTCTTTGCTTGTGGAAAAGCACCTCTGGGAAGCCTATCTCAACCCTGAGTTGCCCGCAGTCCCGCCAGTCAAGGCGGAGTTGGTGGTGGAAGAGGAAGTTGCGCCCCCGCTCCCTGCCACCCTGCCGGTCCTCCCGCCGGGAGAGGCCACTAACAGCACCGAGCTCGCGGCACCCGCCCCCTCTGATTCGTCACTCAGCCCCTTTCCCGTCTCTCTTGGTCCCACTGGACCACTGCCGGTAAATCTCTCCCCTGCCCTGGCGCGCCCCACCGAGCCAGCACTGGGAGATGCCCCGGTGCGGCAGGCGGAACCCGTGCCCGAGATTCCCCCGGAAGGCGAATCCACTCCCCAGCCAAAGCGCTCCAAAAGATCCCGTCAATGA